Within the Platichthys flesus chromosome 16, fPlaFle2.1, whole genome shotgun sequence genome, the region TGACTAGTAATGTtcaaaatttaaatgtattacatatctgtttaaaaattaaaaacaacaagggCCATACAATGGTCCCCAGTAGATTGTCTTATTAAATATATTGGAACATAACAAATCAGCTTTGTTGATGAGGAAAGCTTAAAATCTGTAAtccaattaaataatataatgaatTCAATATGTCTCTGTCACAGATAATTAGCTCTTTTAACAAACAATGAATCATCACtagtaaacaataacaaaaataacaacataaCAATCATCAAAATCCAAATGgcagaaatagattttttttactttacagtgtcCATGTCTGTCAAAGTCTCTCTTGTTCTGATTGGCTCAGCAGATCTGAAGCCGACTGAGGACCGGGACGAGACCCCCCCCCGCACCCCAACGGGCAACGCCCCCTCCTCGGAGTCGGACATCGAGGTTTCCAGCCCGAGCAACGACCTCGTGTCTTCCAGCAACGACATTGTAGTttcacaggaggaggacgagagatTGGCTAAAGAGCTGTCACTCAAAGAGGCCGCCGCCCATGACCTCTCTCACCGGCCCAAACGCCGGCGCTTCCACGAGAGCTACAACTTCAACATGAAGTGTCCGACGCCCGGGTGCAACTCGCTGGGTGAGGGCCACACCGCCGCTATGGCTTCCTGCTCTCATAGACCTTCTCTGAGCATCCTGTCTTTATCTGTCCCTCCACATCAGGTCATCTAACAGGGAGACATGAGAGACACTTCTCCATATCAGGATGTCCTCTCTACCACAACCTGTCTGCGGACGAGTGCAAGgtacacaaccacacacgttGTTAGAAGAATCCACTGAGTTGCTTTAAAACAGAAACTAGTTCTGTCTGTAATCTTAAagtttctcttctctcattgtattttgtgttatttcttaACAACTATTTCACACATTGGAGTAAAAAACCAGCTgcatttcttcttctggtgtTTAGTTTCTTGCTCGTTGTCAAACAGAGATTCTCTTGTGTTAACATCCCACTGGGACCAAGTGTCCAGTGGATGAAACTGAAGGAATCCAACAGAATCAAATTGAAATAGTCAAGCTGTGAAGCCTCCAGgaaggtggtggagggggggggggggcatgtttgTGCTGCAGGGCTGCTTGTGAGTGGCTGGTGGTAGACAGTGTGGATGTTTTGTCAGGGCAAGGCATCGACGCGCGACAAACAGGCCGAGGAGAGGACGCTGTCACACCGTCAGGATGAGAACAGACATTCCACCAGAAACCaggtaacacaacacacacacacaagtgcatcAGGCAGACGTGACGCACGCTCACACGTAGCAACACACAGGTGCACAAACCCTTCCTCCTTCTGCTGTTGGATTTCACCTGTCGGACTCACTTCATCATGAGctgaaggtgtgtttgtgtgtctgtgtgcgctgAGGGGAATCCCCCTGCGTTGCTCTTAAAGCAGCAACTCCTCCAGTGAAAGATCAGATGGCTCAGCTGGCCAGATGTTCAAAAGGCACCGTATGAAATgtatacacacaaaataaaataagaaacgTGTACAAaatggtaacacacacacaccatgcactCCATAATGCTGCAGCTAAACACACGCTAGACAAATGTGAAAGTCAGGAGGAAGGTGAAAAAGATGAACACACTGCAACACATTACACAACACATTGGTTATTGCATCCACAGTAACTCTGCTCGCTTCTTCTCACTCCCTTAAAAGGTCAAGAGGTCAGAACTGGCTCTTTtgaaaggtttgtgtgtttccaggctCCGACCGAGCGGCAGCTGCGCTACAAGGAGAAGGTGacggagctgaggaggaagaggaactcCGGCCTCAACAAGGAGCAGAAGGAAAAGTGCACGGTAAGTGGGCGAGGGCTGAACGAGTGTGATTCGTCAAACTTAAGCATTTCCATATTGTCCATAttgtattccccccccccccccccccaggagcaCCGTCAGAGCCACGGGGCGAGCCGGGAGCCGCTGCTGGAGAACATCACCAGCGACTACGACCTGGAGCTGTTCAGGAAAGCGCAGGCACGTGCCTCGGACGACCTTGTAAGAGAGAAAACtcatcctcacccccccccccccccccctcctcgctgttctccttcctccttatTTTTTTGTCCCCTCTTTTCTGCCttactcctcttcttctctgtttcagtCTGCAAACCCTCCTCTGCAGCCAAAGGAGGAGTCTGAGATATTTTTGGTAGTTTggagaatcacttcctgttgtcctGTACTTGCTGTTAGACTCGTTCAGATGAGACCGCCTTGTTGTTTTCAATCTGGCTTCAGGTCAAACCTTCACCTGAAGCTTTGAGCCTCCCAGGCAGACGCTCACTCTCTAGTGCAAACACTATATTTAGATATGTGACAGGCGTTCCCAGCAGTCATTGGTTTACCTGCTAAATCACCTTTAAAAAAGTAATTCACCAATTAGCTTGTTTAAATGTCTCTGTTCTTGTCTTTGTTGTAGTGGCATGGTGATAGATAAAGTAGTTAATCTTAAACTTGTCCCTATTCAAACGTTTAAACATCTAAAGTCCGGTTTTAGAGATTTAGAAAATAACGTCCCTGAAAATCCCTTTACACCCACGACCTGTGTTCCCTTCATATGAAGCCGTTTCCTGTTTGTTCCTCATCCTGTGGTTTCCCAAcatctttacatttatttagttgATTTTTCTGTGACTGGTTTCCTCCGCTGAGGTTCCTCCTAAGTTTGATCTGTGGCTCAACCGATCCTCTTCCCTGCATAATTGAgatctcttcctcttcctctcccctctgtctGCTGGCCTGCCCTCTCTTCTTGTCCTCTTTGAACCTTGTCCCTCCGCCCCCCCGTCTCCACCTCCCTGCCTCCCCGAACAGGAGAAGCTCCGTCTGTCCGGTCAGGTGTCGGAAGGCAGCAACATGATAAAGACCATCGTGTTCGGTCGCTACGAGCTGGACACCTGGTACCACTCCCCCTACCCGGAGGAGTACGCCCGCCTGGGGAGGCTCTACATGTGTGAGTTCTGCCTGAAGTATATGAAGAGCCAGACCATTCTACGCAGGCACATGGTGAGGCAGCTCTCTGGAGGCTTCTGCAGACCCTGACCTCTTGTTTGTGGTTGTGCTCAAACtacagtgtttgtttgctctgttttccttctgtcAAAGGCCAAGTGTGTGTGGAAGCATCCTCCAGGTGACGAGATCTACAGGAAGGGGAACATCTCCGTCTTTGAGGTGGATGGAAAGAAGAACAAGGTAAATGTCCTCCTGATGGTCCAAGAATCATTGATCCTCTCGTGAAGCAAAGTTAGCTGTCAATGACTGGGGGGGTTAACACTCCTCTTAACCCAGTAATCCAGGGAACTtttacacaaagaaacacactgacaagaaaacacaatattGTGTAATTCATACACATTGTCCTTCCTCACAGATTTACTGCCAGAACCTGTGTTTGCTGGCCAAGCTCTTCCTG harbors:
- the LOC133970623 gene encoding histone acetyltransferase KAT7-like isoform X4; the encoded protein is MPRRKRTAGSSSDGTEDSDFSADLEQVEVSESVHRRSSTRLTRASLRLSRSSQDNGSSVRSSSPAAVGSDEGLDSPPEPAARSAVTASVFSSGRRVTRSQQGATNNTAKRYPLRQSRSSGSDTEANDLKPTEDRDETPPRTPTGNAPSSESDIEVSSPSNDLVSSSNDIVVSQEEDERLAKELSLKEAAAHDLSHRPKRRRFHESYNFNMKCPTPGCNSLGHLTGRHERHFSISGCPLYHNLSADECKGKASTRDKQAEERTLSHRQDENRHSTRNQAPTERQLRYKEKVTELRRKRNSGLNKEQKEKCTEHRQSHGASREPLLENITSDYDLELFRKAQARASDDLEKLRLSGQVSEGSNMIKTIVFGRYELDTWYHSPYPEEYARLGRLYMCEFCLKYMKSQTILRRHMAKCVWKHPPGDEIYRKGNISVFEVDGKKNKIYCQNLCLLAKLFLDHKTLYYDVEPFLFYVMTEADNTGCHLVGYFSKEKNSFLNYNVSCILTMPQYMRQGYGKMLIDFSYLLSKVEEKVGSPERPLSDLGLISYRSYWKEVLLRYLNHFQGKEISIKEISQETAVNPVDIVSTLQSLQMLKYWKGKHLVLKRQDLIDDWKAKETKRGNGKTIDPTALKWTPPKGT
- the LOC133970623 gene encoding histone acetyltransferase KAT7-like isoform X1 → MPRRKRTAGSSSDGTEDSDFSADLEQVEVSESVHRRSSTRLTRASLRLSRSSQDNGSSVRSSSPAAVGSDEGLDSPPEPAARSAVTASVFSSGRRVTRSQQGATNNTAKRYPLRQSRSSGSDTEANADLKPTEDRDETPPRTPTGNAPSSESDIEVSSPSNDLVSSSNDIVVSQEEDERLAKELSLKEAAAHDLSHRPKRRRFHESYNFNMKCPTPGCNSLGHLTGRHERHFSISGCPLYHNLSADECKGKASTRDKQAEERTLSHRQDENRHSTRNQAPTERQLRYKEKVTELRRKRNSGLNKEQKEKCTVSGRGLNECDSSNLSISILSILYSPPPPPQEHRQSHGASREPLLENITSDYDLELFRKAQARASDDLEKLRLSGQVSEGSNMIKTIVFGRYELDTWYHSPYPEEYARLGRLYMCEFCLKYMKSQTILRRHMAKCVWKHPPGDEIYRKGNISVFEVDGKKNKIYCQNLCLLAKLFLDHKTLYYDVEPFLFYVMTEADNTGCHLVGYFSKEKNSFLNYNVSCILTMPQYMRQGYGKMLIDFSYLLSKVEEKVGSPERPLSDLGLISYRSYWKEVLLRYLNHFQGKEISIKEISQETAVNPVDIVSTLQSLQMLKYWKGKHLVLKRQDLIDDWKAKETKRGNGKTIDPTALKWTPPKGT
- the LOC133970623 gene encoding histone acetyltransferase KAT7-like isoform X5, which gives rise to MPRRKRTAGSSSDGTEDSDFSADLEQVEVSESVHRRSSTRLTRASLRLSRSSQDNGSSVRSSSPAAVGSDEGLDSPPEPAARSAVTASVFSSGRRVTRSQQGATNNTAKRYPLRQSRSSGSDTEANADLKPTEDRDETPPRTPTGNAPSSESDIEVSSPSNDLVSSSNDIVVSQEEDERLAKELSLKEAAAHDLSHRPKRRRFHESYNFNMKCPTPGCNSLGHLTGRHERHFSISGCPLYHNLSADECKGKASTRDKQAEERTLSHRQDENRHSTRNQAPTERQLRYKEKVTELRRKRNSGLNKEQKEKCTEHRQSHGASREPLLENITSDYDLELFRKAQEKLRLSGQVSEGSNMIKTIVFGRYELDTWYHSPYPEEYARLGRLYMCEFCLKYMKSQTILRRHMAKCVWKHPPGDEIYRKGNISVFEVDGKKNKIYCQNLCLLAKLFLDHKTLYYDVEPFLFYVMTEADNTGCHLVGYFSKEKNSFLNYNVSCILTMPQYMRQGYGKMLIDFSYLLSKVEEKVGSPERPLSDLGLISYRSYWKEVLLRYLNHFQGKEISIKEISQETAVNPVDIVSTLQSLQMLKYWKGKHLVLKRQDLIDDWKAKETKRGNGKTIDPTALKWTPPKGT
- the LOC133970623 gene encoding histone acetyltransferase KAT7-like isoform X2 produces the protein MPRRKRTAGSSSDGTEDSDFSADLEQVEVSESVHRRSSTRLTRASLRLSRSSQDNGSSVRSSSPAAVGSDEGLDSPPEPAARSAVTASVFSSGRRVTRSQQGATNNTAKRYPLRQSRSSGSDTEANDLKPTEDRDETPPRTPTGNAPSSESDIEVSSPSNDLVSSSNDIVVSQEEDERLAKELSLKEAAAHDLSHRPKRRRFHESYNFNMKCPTPGCNSLGHLTGRHERHFSISGCPLYHNLSADECKGKASTRDKQAEERTLSHRQDENRHSTRNQAPTERQLRYKEKVTELRRKRNSGLNKEQKEKCTVSGRGLNECDSSNLSISILSILYSPPPPPQEHRQSHGASREPLLENITSDYDLELFRKAQARASDDLEKLRLSGQVSEGSNMIKTIVFGRYELDTWYHSPYPEEYARLGRLYMCEFCLKYMKSQTILRRHMAKCVWKHPPGDEIYRKGNISVFEVDGKKNKIYCQNLCLLAKLFLDHKTLYYDVEPFLFYVMTEADNTGCHLVGYFSKEKNSFLNYNVSCILTMPQYMRQGYGKMLIDFSYLLSKVEEKVGSPERPLSDLGLISYRSYWKEVLLRYLNHFQGKEISIKEISQETAVNPVDIVSTLQSLQMLKYWKGKHLVLKRQDLIDDWKAKETKRGNGKTIDPTALKWTPPKGT
- the LOC133970623 gene encoding histone acetyltransferase KAT7-like isoform X3, which gives rise to MPRRKRTAGSSSDGTEDSDFSADLEQVEVSESVHRRSSTRLTRASLRLSRSSQDNGSSVRSSSPAAVGSDEGLDSPPEPAARSAVTASVFSSGRRVTRSQQGATNNTAKRYPLRQSRSSGSDTEANADLKPTEDRDETPPRTPTGNAPSSESDIEVSSPSNDLVSSSNDIVVSQEEDERLAKELSLKEAAAHDLSHRPKRRRFHESYNFNMKCPTPGCNSLGHLTGRHERHFSISGCPLYHNLSADECKGKASTRDKQAEERTLSHRQDENRHSTRNQAPTERQLRYKEKVTELRRKRNSGLNKEQKEKCTEHRQSHGASREPLLENITSDYDLELFRKAQARASDDLEKLRLSGQVSEGSNMIKTIVFGRYELDTWYHSPYPEEYARLGRLYMCEFCLKYMKSQTILRRHMAKCVWKHPPGDEIYRKGNISVFEVDGKKNKIYCQNLCLLAKLFLDHKTLYYDVEPFLFYVMTEADNTGCHLVGYFSKEKNSFLNYNVSCILTMPQYMRQGYGKMLIDFSYLLSKVEEKVGSPERPLSDLGLISYRSYWKEVLLRYLNHFQGKEISIKEISQETAVNPVDIVSTLQSLQMLKYWKGKHLVLKRQDLIDDWKAKETKRGNGKTIDPTALKWTPPKGT